In a genomic window of Myotis daubentonii chromosome X, mMyoDau2.1, whole genome shotgun sequence:
- the FHL1 gene encoding four and a half LIM domains protein 1 isoform X3 yields the protein MASHRHSGPSRYKVGTMAEKFDCHYCRDPLQGKKYVEKDGHHCCLKCFDKFCANTCVECRKPIGADSKEVHYKNRYWHDTCFRCAKCLHPLANETFMSKDNKILCNKCTTREDSPKCKGCFKPIVAGDQNVEYKGTVWHKDCFTCSNCKQVIGSGSFFPKGEDFYCVTCHESKFAKHCVKCNKAITSGGITYQDQPWHAECFVCVTCSKKLAGQRFTAVEDQYYCVDCYKNFVAKKCAGCKNPITGFGKGSSVVAYEGQSWHDYCFHCKKCSVNLANKRFVFHQEHVYCPDCAKKL from the exons GTCCCTCCAGGTACAAGGTGGGCACCATGGCTGAGAAGTTTGACTGCCACTACTGCAGGGACCCTCTGCAGGGGAAGAAGTACGTGGAAAAGGATGGCCACCACTGCTGCCTGAAGTGCTTTGACAAGTTCTGCGCCAACACCTGTGTGGAATGCCGCAAGCCCATCGGTGCGGACTCCAAG GAGGTGCACTATAAGAACCGCTACTGGCATGACACCTGCTTCCGCTGTGCCAAGTGCCTGCACCCCTTGGCCAACGAGACTTTTATGTCCAAGGACAACAAGATCCTGTGCAACAAGTGCACCACTCGGGAGGACTCCCCCAAGTGCAAGGGCTGCTTCAAGCCAATTGTGGCAG GAGATCAGAATGTGGAGTACAAGGGGACCGTCTGGCACAAAGACTGCTTCACCTGCAGCAACTGCAAGCAAGTCATCGGCTCTGGAAGCTTCTTCCCGAAAGGGGAGGACTTCTACTGCGTGACTTGCCATGAGTCCAAATTTGCCAAGCATTGCGTGAAGTGCAACAAG GCCATCACATCTGGAGGAATCACTTACCAGGATCAGCCCTGGCATGCCGAGTGCTTTGTGTGTGTTACCTGCTCTAAGAAGCTGGCTGGGCAGCGTTTCACCGCTGTGGAGGACCAGTATTACTGCGTGGATTGCTACAAGAACTTTGTGGCCAAGAAGTGTGCTGGATGCAAGAACCCCATCACTG GGTTTGGTAAAGGCTCCAGTGTGGTGGCCTATGAAGGACAATCCTGGCACGACTACTGCTTCCACTGCAAAAAATGCTCCGTGAATCTGGCCAACAAGCGCTTTGTTTTCCATCAGGAGCATGTGTATTGTCCCGACTGTGCCAAAAAGCTGTAA
- the FHL1 gene encoding four and a half LIM domains protein 1 isoform X2: MAEKFDCHYCRDPLQGKKYVEKDGHHCCLKCFDKFCANTCVECRKPIGADSKEVHYKNRYWHDTCFRCAKCLHPLANETFMSKDNKILCNKCTTREDSPKCKGCFKPIVAGDQNVEYKGTVWHKDCFTCSNCKQVIGSGSFFPKGEDFYCVTCHESKFAKHCVKCNKAITSGGITYQDQPWHAECFVCVTCSKKLAGQRFTAVEDQYYCVDCYKNFVAKKCAGCKNPITGKRTVSRVSHPVSKARKPPVCHGKRLPLTLFPSANLRGRHPGGERTCPSWVVVLYRKNRSLAAPRGPGLVKAPVWWPMKDNPGTTTASTAKNAP, encoded by the exons ATGGCTGAGAAGTTTGACTGCCACTACTGCAGGGACCCTCTGCAGGGGAAGAAGTACGTGGAAAAGGATGGCCACCACTGCTGCCTGAAGTGCTTTGACAAGTTCTGCGCCAACACCTGTGTGGAATGCCGCAAGCCCATCGGTGCGGACTCCAAG GAGGTGCACTATAAGAACCGCTACTGGCATGACACCTGCTTCCGCTGTGCCAAGTGCCTGCACCCCTTGGCCAACGAGACTTTTATGTCCAAGGACAACAAGATCCTGTGCAACAAGTGCACCACTCGGGAGGACTCCCCCAAGTGCAAGGGCTGCTTCAAGCCAATTGTGGCAG GAGATCAGAATGTGGAGTACAAGGGGACCGTCTGGCACAAAGACTGCTTCACCTGCAGCAACTGCAAGCAAGTCATCGGCTCTGGAAGCTTCTTCCCGAAAGGGGAGGACTTCTACTGCGTGACTTGCCATGAGTCCAAATTTGCCAAGCATTGCGTGAAGTGCAACAAG GCCATCACATCTGGAGGAATCACTTACCAGGATCAGCCCTGGCATGCCGAGTGCTTTGTGTGTGTTACCTGCTCTAAGAAGCTGGCTGGGCAGCGTTTCACCGCTGTGGAGGACCAGTATTACTGCGTGGATTGCTACAAGAACTTTGTGGCCAAGAAGTGTGCTGGATGCAAGAACCCCATCACTG GGAAAAGGACTGTGTCAAGAGTGAGCCACCCAGTCTCTAAAGCTAGGAAGCCCCCAGTGTGCCACGGGAAACGCTTGCCTCTCACCCTGTTTCCCAGCGCCAACCTCCGGGGCAGGCATCCGGGTGGAGAGAGGACTTGTCCCTCGTGGGTGGTGGTTCTTTATAGAAAAAATCGAAGCTTAGCAGCTCCTCGAGGCCCG GGTTTGGTAAAGGCTCCAGTGTGGTGGCCTATGAAGGACAATCCTGGCACGACTACTGCTTCCACTGCAAAAAATGCTCCGTGA
- the FHL1 gene encoding four and a half LIM domains protein 1 isoform X1, whose protein sequence is MASHRHSGPSRYKVGTMAEKFDCHYCRDPLQGKKYVEKDGHHCCLKCFDKFCANTCVECRKPIGADSKEVHYKNRYWHDTCFRCAKCLHPLANETFMSKDNKILCNKCTTREDSPKCKGCFKPIVAGDQNVEYKGTVWHKDCFTCSNCKQVIGSGSFFPKGEDFYCVTCHESKFAKHCVKCNKAITSGGITYQDQPWHAECFVCVTCSKKLAGQRFTAVEDQYYCVDCYKNFVAKKCAGCKNPITGKRTVSRVSHPVSKARKPPVCHGKRLPLTLFPSANLRGRHPGGERTCPSWVVVLYRKNRSLAAPRGPGLVKAPVWWPMKDNPGTTTASTAKNAP, encoded by the exons GTCCCTCCAGGTACAAGGTGGGCACCATGGCTGAGAAGTTTGACTGCCACTACTGCAGGGACCCTCTGCAGGGGAAGAAGTACGTGGAAAAGGATGGCCACCACTGCTGCCTGAAGTGCTTTGACAAGTTCTGCGCCAACACCTGTGTGGAATGCCGCAAGCCCATCGGTGCGGACTCCAAG GAGGTGCACTATAAGAACCGCTACTGGCATGACACCTGCTTCCGCTGTGCCAAGTGCCTGCACCCCTTGGCCAACGAGACTTTTATGTCCAAGGACAACAAGATCCTGTGCAACAAGTGCACCACTCGGGAGGACTCCCCCAAGTGCAAGGGCTGCTTCAAGCCAATTGTGGCAG GAGATCAGAATGTGGAGTACAAGGGGACCGTCTGGCACAAAGACTGCTTCACCTGCAGCAACTGCAAGCAAGTCATCGGCTCTGGAAGCTTCTTCCCGAAAGGGGAGGACTTCTACTGCGTGACTTGCCATGAGTCCAAATTTGCCAAGCATTGCGTGAAGTGCAACAAG GCCATCACATCTGGAGGAATCACTTACCAGGATCAGCCCTGGCATGCCGAGTGCTTTGTGTGTGTTACCTGCTCTAAGAAGCTGGCTGGGCAGCGTTTCACCGCTGTGGAGGACCAGTATTACTGCGTGGATTGCTACAAGAACTTTGTGGCCAAGAAGTGTGCTGGATGCAAGAACCCCATCACTG GGAAAAGGACTGTGTCAAGAGTGAGCCACCCAGTCTCTAAAGCTAGGAAGCCCCCAGTGTGCCACGGGAAACGCTTGCCTCTCACCCTGTTTCCCAGCGCCAACCTCCGGGGCAGGCATCCGGGTGGAGAGAGGACTTGTCCCTCGTGGGTGGTGGTTCTTTATAGAAAAAATCGAAGCTTAGCAGCTCCTCGAGGCCCG GGTTTGGTAAAGGCTCCAGTGTGGTGGCCTATGAAGGACAATCCTGGCACGACTACTGCTTCCACTGCAAAAAATGCTCCGTGA
- the FHL1 gene encoding four and a half LIM domains protein 1 isoform X4 gives MASHRHSGPSRYKVGTMAEKFDCHYCRDPLQGKKYVEKDGHHCCLKCFDKFCANTCVECRKPIGADSKEVHYKNRYWHDTCFRCAKCLHPLANETFMSKDNKILCNKCTTREDSPKCKGCFKPIVAGDQNVEYKGTVWHKDCFTCSNCKQVIGSGSFFPKGEDFYCVTCHESKFAKHCVKCNKGLVKAPVWWPMKDNPGTTTASTAKNAP, from the exons GTCCCTCCAGGTACAAGGTGGGCACCATGGCTGAGAAGTTTGACTGCCACTACTGCAGGGACCCTCTGCAGGGGAAGAAGTACGTGGAAAAGGATGGCCACCACTGCTGCCTGAAGTGCTTTGACAAGTTCTGCGCCAACACCTGTGTGGAATGCCGCAAGCCCATCGGTGCGGACTCCAAG GAGGTGCACTATAAGAACCGCTACTGGCATGACACCTGCTTCCGCTGTGCCAAGTGCCTGCACCCCTTGGCCAACGAGACTTTTATGTCCAAGGACAACAAGATCCTGTGCAACAAGTGCACCACTCGGGAGGACTCCCCCAAGTGCAAGGGCTGCTTCAAGCCAATTGTGGCAG GAGATCAGAATGTGGAGTACAAGGGGACCGTCTGGCACAAAGACTGCTTCACCTGCAGCAACTGCAAGCAAGTCATCGGCTCTGGAAGCTTCTTCCCGAAAGGGGAGGACTTCTACTGCGTGACTTGCCATGAGTCCAAATTTGCCAAGCATTGCGTGAAGTGCAACAAG GGTTTGGTAAAGGCTCCAGTGTGGTGGCCTATGAAGGACAATCCTGGCACGACTACTGCTTCCACTGCAAAAAATGCTCCGTGA